The nucleotide sequence AGCTGTCGCTCCTGGCCGGCTCGCACGCGGCCATCCGCGGCTACCTGGGCACGCTGAGCGTGGACCATGCACCCGCGAGTCGCGCGCGACGGCTCGCGAGCATCAAGTCCTTCTACAAGTACCTGGTGCGGCAGAAGCTCTTGTCGGCGAGCCCCGCCAAGTTGGTGAAGAGCCCCAAGCTGCCCAAGACGTTGCCGAAGGTGCTGCCGGTGGAGGAGGTCTTCGCCATCCTCGACATGCCGGACCTCGCGTCCGTGCTCGGGTTGCGCGACAAGGCCATCCTGGAGATCCTCTACGGCGGCGGACTGCGCATCAGCGAACTGTGCGGCCTGGACCTGCTCGATGTGGACCGCGGCAGCCGCATTGTCCGAGTGATGGGCAAGGGCAGCAAGGAGCGGCTCGTGCCGCTCAACGCGCAGTCCATCCGCGCGCTGGAGGCGTATCTGGCGCGGCGGGGCGAGCTGCTCGCGTTGCCTCGGCCC is from Myxococcaceae bacterium JPH2 and encodes:
- a CDS encoding tyrosine recombinase XerC; translated protein: MSNLSPLLEKFRAHLEDEKGASPHTVRNYLIDLVDYERYLVERMKLSLLAGSHAAIRGYLGTLSVDHAPASRARRLASIKSFYKYLVRQKLLSASPAKLVKSPKLPKTLPKVLPVEEVFAILDMPDLASVLGLRDKAILEILYGGGLRISELCGLDLLDVDRGSRIVRVMGKGSKERLVPLNAQSIRALEAYLARRGELLALPRPAQAPDAMFLNFRGGRLTPRSIARHLDDYVLQCALARRVSPHAMRHSFATHLLGGGADIRSIQELLGHASLSTTQKYTHVTFEQLQEVYDAAHPRA